In the genome of Caenorhabditis elegans chromosome IV, the window ACATTTCAGGGATGCCTAGCGAGTTTAAAGTTATAAGAAAGATAATTGATCTTgatgtttggaaaaaacattCTGAATGCCGTTTGGCGAACGGTATAATAAAAGAAAGAACATGCTTTTGATACTAGACACAATTATTAAGAATATACTGttacatattattttttattgctactttttgaatatcttaaaggtggagtaccgaaatctgagactgTATGAGACTTacccaaaatggccaaaaactaccgaattttgtaatgagacgttttgaaataataaaaaccacaatattgataaaagagtaataattaaatacaaattaaGTTCCAGATTACGACACtaagaagttggcaaaatttttgattttactcgaaaataatgcattttttccagaactttaaATCTCCACAACTTTTTGggatacattttcaaaacatatcaTTACGAActtcggtagttttgggccattttgagtaaaaaaaaagaagcaaagtctcaaatttcggtaccaGCAAATTAGCAAATGGAAATaaatgtaaattaaaaaaatcaaactataAATATACACCTGAAACTTCATCAAATTGTATCTATTGTTTTTTTGCCACATATTTTGAATCTTTGTTCTGTagaaagtttttcagaaaatttaaatgtatttattcAAAGTACCAGAAATTTTTACCAAGATTACAGAAGAAATTGTACATGTactcaaaatattattcaacCAGATTTCATCGCAATCACACTTTGccttttcagaatgttttgaACATCAAATTGACTCGATCAGTTCCATCGTCACAAACTAATATTGGTTTTCCAGTATCTGGATCAACTTTGGTATCCAACAAAGTAGTAGCTATTGTCtgaagttttagatttttgaaagtctaGAACTTTTATAATTACTGAATATCCACGTTTAGCCAAAAGTGCTTGGTTAGCAAGAGATGAAGCTTCAGTTGCAATGCCAGTTGCTCCAAAtgtatccaaaaattttttattttcagtccaATTCATGAATTTTGATGCTAATCCTTGGCGTCTGTGATTCACACTGACTGAcgaaatttcactgaaaaatgcttcgataatttttcaaacgattttgaaaatcgcaTAGTCGTTTTTCGACAAGCCGCCTGATAGTGAAGcctttttctaataatgattttaaaatctgaaatctgaaattttgaaaatgaaaatcaaactttctttatacattttgtttttctgtgaATCAGGTTTTCCAAAATAACTTACAAATGCAAAACCACATCCTGATCTGGTCTCAAACTCCAGAAACTTTCATGAAGTTCATTTAATATCTCAGCAACCATTGCAACTTCTTTTCTAATtgtatgaaattcaaaatcctTGTCTTCTTCTCCCGGTGTGCACAAAGATTCATCACGTCTCCATACGGAATTCAGCATACATCCGACAATTTCATGAGTGTCTGCAAAAAAGGAAGTGTTCTCAGAACATGTTCCTCGTTTTACCTTGGGACCTCGCGAGAATTGACGATTCTGTTTTGAGAGCTCTGTCAAGTGCTCCAtccagacatttttcaatttcttcacaGGATATTTTAGATGCCTGGAACCAGAAATAATTCGATTTGAAATAAGCTCCAATGAATcagaatgttttatttttttttcactcacCCTATTAAGCGGTTCATCAACTCGAAAACTTTCTAATAGAAACTTGAGCATTTCGGATTTTTCCTCATTTCTGAGCACCTCGAAGTAGTACTTGTCCGTTGCGGAAGGCAATTTGTGGGACATCTTCTTTTATGTTGAAAAACGAGGAGCAAAGAGAAGCAgttggaagaagaaaaaggacGAGAACTGCTCCTAATCTTGTTCTCTGTGCATAGttaactattcaaaaaaagaggGTGTCAGAACAAgaaaagaagaggaaaagaagaatataaatgagaatttgaatgaaagaaaagaagaagaagctctcTTTTGTTTTGATCTTTTTGATCAAAAGTGCCAGTTCCAGTTGTCACGTCTGCGTATCTCAAAAGAATATGCACTTCCGATTCTAATCATAATAATGACAGAAGGATGTGAGGGTGGAAGAGAGAGGAAGACTTGAAAATGGAGAATATGTCAGACACACGGAAAGTTGTTGGaagtaaatgaaaaatggaatcaTGAAAGATTTTGGACgactgaaaaaaacacaagatagtttaaattaaatttgcatTTGTTATTTATAAAGTTCAAATATAATCAGAGGTCGTAGCAAATCGGATTATTAGAAAGACCTGAAAATAAACTTCCATTGCTATCTGGAAATGCTATGTAATATGCTTTCTGTTATCAGTAATTTGGGTGGGTCGATAATTTGAactcataaatattttcagattgtgaTTACAAAAGTATGTCGTAATTTAcataaactgaatttttaggtattaaaaattacaatcttTTATTATTAACAAAAATGCATCTGATtagaaaaactcaaaagttAACCTaggttttataaaaatattcgctgtctgaaaataatagtttCATACCAAAAACTGAATAAGTTGAAACGGAAAAGATacatgaaaatggaaaatggaacATGATATTTTATGACACAATTTCGTATTTTCTCACCATGTGATTCTCGTTGTCTCTATCTCTCGATATACATGTCAAATAGAAGATTCAATTCAACAACAAATGTAaacaaaaatgggaaattaaaatttttggtagaAGTTTTGAGAAGAAGCGGTGGGAGTTGCAGcatcaaaaaataagtttaacaTAGAATACAAGAGACCTATTCTTACCATTAATCAATGAATTTCGACAAAATAGATTTATTCGCCAAATCAGTTAAATAATACAGCCATGTGAGTATTTCTGTGATCAAGTTCGAAccaatgaaaaaaatgcaggCCCAGAAAAGCCTGTTGGGTTTGAGGCGACCTGAGCTTATAGCGTATACGCACGCATTTccaaagaaaaccaaaaaattgcgtAAGTCTACAGAATTCAAATCTCGAACTTcacaccaaaaaatgaaaatagacGGTAGGCAGTACTTCTGACATATGGTTACCCACTAACCGGTAGTTAAAATAACAGGTAATAACAGGTAACCTGACTATGAGATGTGTCCAGCAGAAACCCCATGGCATTGACGTTATGGACAAAATTGGGCACAATGGGCACAAAATAGCTCATAAACGAttgcattatttttagaactctacagaaaatttaacagaaaattcaTTATGACTGGCATTTAGAAATATTCTGAGCATCTTATGTGTGGCTATAGGTATCATTCaaagtattttcagaaaaaaatgaggacAGTTCACATAAGTCAAAGAATGAAACAGGTGAAAGAGTAAACTTTCCACTTAAGTTTGTCATTCGATTCCTAGAAAACCCGTTTTGAAGTTACTCATAATGCGGATAATTGTATTTCAAGTAAAACACACAATCCAATGTACACTTCAAAAGTTGAACTATTGATATCTTTATTAATATTTACACAAGCTTCAATGATAactaatgaaaattaattcaactctttaaaaactaaatcAACTCGATCTGTTCCATCATCACACACAAGAATTTGTTTTCCATTCACATCAATACGAGAACTCAAGAGAGTTGAAGCAACAGTCTCATATCCTCTTTTGCTTAACAGAATTTGATTAGCCAATGATGAAGCCTCAGCGACAATGCTGCTTGCTTCTACAGACTGAAAAAACTTGATATATTAAATATAAGTTCCGAAAAAACCAATTACCTTCAAAAGTTCCTTTTTCTCCGTCCAATTCATGAATTTTGATGCCAATCCTTGTCTCTGATGATTCTTATTAACagacgaaatttcaaaatgcaagACTGTATGCTGATCTGGACGTAGTTTCCAGAAGGATTCATGAAGTTCATTTAATATTTCTCCAATTGTCATTACGCCTTTTCGATCCCCTCCGAACTCAAAATCCTATGGCAAGAAATTTAAACTAAAACTTTTATTAACTAATTGTAAGACCAAACCTCTGCCTCATCTTCATTCTTTTTTGGATCATTTCTCTTCCAAACAGAATTCAGCATACATCCAACAATTTCATCGGACTGTTTTGATCTTGCAAGAATGGAAACTTCATTCTTCAATACTCTTTCAAATACTCCATCAAAACATGATTGTATGTCAGATTCAGTCATTCCAGCGGCCtataatgaaatttcaattaagagaaataaataaatcctCCATTATAACTGATCAAGTATTTGgtctaaaatattttaccaATTGGACTATTTGTTCTTCATAAAAACGAAGGCAATCTAGACAAAAACtgtcaaagttttaaaaaatcgaggtGGCAAACTGATAGAGATATCAAAATTACCTTGCTCAATGGTTCTTCCACTCGGAAattgttattcaaaaaatcaaccaCTTCATTTCGATTGTCATGCTTCACAGTTTCAAAGTAATATTTCTCTGTAGAGGCTGGTAATGCCGTACTCAATCTGAAAGCCACTTTATAATTACcgtaaatatatttcaaactttttcaattttacctGTGGAAACTTGTTAGAAATCTGGAAACCTGcatagttttttctgaaaaaaagagaaaagggaAACCGGACACAGACTAAAAGAGAATTCGTGGACTTTTTATAGTTTAACATCAAATTAACAATAAACGAGACAAGACGCAGAGTGCGTAGCATAGACAAGTCAAGATGTAAAGTacaaaaagttcgaaaaatcaaagtaCGAAAAGAGGGAGAGTCACGAGGATGAGATAAAAGGGAAGGAAAAGCTTAGGAGCCcaggaaacatttttgctcaaaCATATGAGAGTTGATCTTGGTAGGTGAAAGACAACATATATTATAGCTATAgaagttcaaaagttttagaaacaattaaaatgaGATGTATTAGGATttcatggtaggcaggcgtgtCGAGATGTTTCcaattgtatttgaaaattagtcatAAGATTTTGCTCGGGTGAAATCAGCATGATAAATCAGCATTAAAAGGGTTTGTTGTTCAagttttattgttgtttttcctCAGTGTTCTATGCTTCCATACTCAAAGAATTTGGAGGgaacaactatttttttaaatatgaaacagACCTAATTCAAGAGATATGTATGCAACTATTGCGGGCAGAAACAACATTTATACTGTGAAAgtcattatatttttcttagaTTAGGGTTCTGTCGCATAACTGCTGCTTCTCTTGAAGCAGTGTTATTTTCTGATTCATATTTCGCAGAGCAACATGAAAACATATCTGAAAACGGTTAGTTTGACcttaattttacattttcaaatctctGTAAATCCTTACTGAGAACATAAttccgataatttttgataataaatatTGTTGGAAGTGGATCGAGAGCAGGATACATACTTATAGTAATTGATGCAATTCCACATATAGTTCCCATTCCATGACCCATGAAAGCAAATGTGTAAATAATTGTAACCGGAATGTGCATTAAGATTACAGGAATCATAGTTTGAACGACAAGAGAATACAATAATTGAGACTGAAGATTACTTGTTCTTAGAGATACTTTATTAGTTAGTTCATTTATTTTGTAATAGGTTTTGACTCCAAAGTACACGGCCGTAGATAGAGAGGACGTCTGGAATTTTGTTCAGTCTCACTGTGGATCATATCTGTGAatgaaattcttaaaatgtttgacaacaatcaggggtgcgcggcaattggaaatttccgacactctgcaattccggcaataaccgaaattgccgattgccggaaatttttggcagttttgaaACCTAATTAtgatttggaaattgaaagaatttcGCCTTGTTTTTTAGCATTCGGTTAGTcattctttaaaataaaattttctggaaaacggTCAATCCTGAAAGTATTAAATCATTTTGAGcttgaacattgaaaattgttcattaaaatgaataaaaactcctaaaatctacaaaaagtctcaaatttatatttccggcaatcgcaatttcggcaattgccggttttgtgaattttcggcaatcggcaatttcggaaattgctgaaattgcctAAATTACCTAAAATTCGATTGCCAAACGGCAATTGCAGTGCACCCATGACAACGATAAATGTACAAAAATCTTCACTATCTGGCTagtcaaaaaatgcaataccagtctcgaaaaaaccaaaaaaattccaaaaaagcacTGTAAAGTACTCCTCAATTAATTTCATCATGATCAAGCACTATTTTGCTACCCCTTCAATTCTTTGAACTTACAATAATAAAACTATTGACAACAATTCCAACAACTTGCTCGTAAACTATGAATTGTTTCCCATTATTATCGGTTCCATAAAAATTGAgcccaaaatatgcaatatcTTCCATTTGAagattaaaattattcaaaatgttctctCTCACAAATTCAGTTGTATATTCTGATGGTGCACATAGAAAATAGCTACCAGCTCCCCAAACAACTCCATAAAATATTGGGAATGACAAccataaaacaattttccacgTGGAAAAGGTGGCAAGAAGCAGGCTCCTAGaagtttggaaattgaaataagtTTCTAATTTGATTAGAAATCAAGAATTACCCGGTTGCCACAAGATATCGATATATAAaatgaattccaaaaattgccatAGACGTTCCAAAGAATCCGCTATATGAGCCTGTAATCATTTAGTGAAGAAAATCATTTGATGGTCTTACAGAGAAGAACAAATGCAATTGGCTTATTGAACAATGACTCTTCCAAATTTACAATGACAAGCAATGCAGGTCCGTATGAGTAGAAGAACtgcaattttagatttttcctgAATCGTTTCAGCAAAGCaaattcaatgattttttttaacatacCGGAGCCACAACGAAGTCAACAAAGGAataaagaatttcaaaatcagaaaTGTAGATCATCAGATATTTATAGGAACCCAATTTTTTCGGCGATTT includes:
- the M7.8 gene encoding aralkylamine N-acetyltransferase (Confirmed by transcript evidence) translates to MSHKLPSATDKYYFEVLRNEEKSEMLKFLLESFRVDEPLNRASKISCEEIEKCLDGALDRALKTESSILARSQDTHEIVGCMLNSVWRRDESLCTPGEEDKDFEFHTIRKEVAMVAEILNELHESFWSLRPDQDVVLHFEISSVSVNHRRQGLASKFMNWTENKKFLDTFGATGIATEASSLANQALLAKRGYSTIATTLLDTKVDPDTGKPILVCDDGTDRVNLMFKTF
- the M7.12 gene encoding aralkylamine N-acetyltransferase (Confirmed by transcript evidence); the encoded protein is MQVSRFLTSFHRLSTALPASTEKYYFETVKHDNRNEVVDFLNNNFRVEEPLSKAAGMTESDIQSCFDGVFERVLKNEVSILARSKQSDEIVGCMLNSVWKRNDPKKNEDEAEDFEFGGDRKGVMTIGEILNELHESFWKLRPDQHTVLHFEISSVNKNHQRQGLASKFMNWTEKKELLKSVEASSIVAEASSLANQILLSKRGYETVASTLLSSRIDVNGKQILVCDDGTDRVDLVFKELN
- the str-3 gene encoding Serpentine receptor class r-10 (Predicted), yielding MTSSGIQRWEEIQHGLQHISEAISVIVNSFLVFLIINKSPKKLGSYKYLMIYISDFEILYSFVDFVVAPFFYSYGPALLVIVNLEESLFNKPIAFVLLCSYSGFFGTSMAIFGIHFIYRYLVATGSLLLATFSTWKIVLWLSFPIFYGVVWGAGSYFLCAPSEYTTEFVRENILNNFNLQMEDIAYFGLNFYGTDNNGKQFIVYEQVVGIVVNSFIITSSLSTAVYFGVKTYYKINELTNKVSLRTSNLQSQLLYSLVVQTMIPVILMHIPVTIIYTFAFMGHGMGTICGIASITISMYPALDPLPTIFIIKNYRNYVLNMFSCCSAKYESENNTASREAAVMRQNPNLRKI